One Azospirillum sp. TSA2s genomic region harbors:
- a CDS encoding peptidylprolyl isomerase, with protein MVQRVFRTALLSVAACGIALAAHAQTPAPQTPAPATPAPAASAPAAAPAASTPADPVVARVNGEELHKSDVTRMVSQLPPQVQQMPIEMIYPAVIDQLISGKLVSSAGYKAGLADSAEVKDEIKRAEERAVQRAYIQKEIKARVTPEALNKAYQDYLKENPAQEEVKAAHILVEKEDEAKAIIAQLKKGADFAKLAKEKSKDAAAAAQGGDLGYFTKDAMVEPFANAAFAMKPGEVSKEPVKTQFGWHIIKVEDKRTQPQPTLEEVKPQLEQALSKDIVTALVEELRGKAKVETFQIDGSPMPKEEPAAAPAPATPAPAEPAKK; from the coding sequence ATGGTTCAACGAGTGTTCCGCACCGCGCTCCTGTCGGTTGCCGCCTGCGGCATCGCGCTGGCCGCCCACGCCCAGACGCCTGCCCCGCAGACGCCGGCGCCCGCCACTCCCGCTCCGGCCGCTTCGGCGCCGGCCGCCGCTCCGGCTGCTTCCACCCCGGCCGATCCGGTGGTCGCCCGCGTCAATGGCGAGGAGCTGCACAAGTCGGACGTCACCCGCATGGTCTCGCAGCTGCCGCCCCAGGTGCAGCAGATGCCGATCGAGATGATCTATCCGGCGGTGATCGACCAGCTGATCAGCGGCAAGCTGGTCTCCTCGGCCGGCTACAAGGCCGGCCTGGCCGATTCGGCCGAGGTGAAGGACGAGATCAAGCGCGCCGAGGAGCGCGCGGTGCAGCGCGCCTACATCCAGAAGGAAATCAAGGCCCGCGTCACGCCCGAGGCGCTGAACAAGGCCTATCAGGATTACCTGAAGGAAAACCCGGCACAGGAGGAGGTCAAGGCCGCCCACATCCTGGTCGAGAAGGAAGACGAGGCCAAGGCCATCATCGCCCAGCTGAAGAAGGGCGCCGATTTCGCCAAGCTGGCCAAGGAGAAGTCCAAGGACGCCGCCGCCGCGGCCCAGGGCGGCGACCTCGGCTACTTCACCAAGGACGCGATGGTCGAGCCCTTCGCCAACGCCGCCTTCGCGATGAAGCCGGGCGAGGTCAGCAAGGAGCCGGTCAAGACCCAGTTCGGCTGGCACATCATCAAGGTCGAGGACAAGCGCACCCAGCCGCAGCCGACGCTTGAGGAAGTGAAGCCGCAGCTGGAGCAGGCGCTGTCGAAGGACATCGTCACCGCCCTGGTCGAAGAGCTGCGCGGCAAGGCGAAGGTCGAGACCTTCCAGATCGACGGTTCGCCGATGCCGAAGGAAGAGCCGGCCGCCGCTCCGGCCCCGGCCACTCCGGCTCCTGCGGAGCCGGCGAAGAAGTAA